The proteins below come from a single Aegilops tauschii subsp. strangulata cultivar AL8/78 chromosome 6, Aet v6.0, whole genome shotgun sequence genomic window:
- the LOC109770576 gene encoding lipid phosphate phosphatase epsilon 1, chloroplastic, with product MLLSPPAPWPRVEPVRLNRPPQRKGRPLSFPRSPPRPTTPRRLGVCMAEMTMVGSGSFREPGVSAGEGDAMLGGGKLPGPRAEAAVTRWTPVEAALNRMSKWLVAVSFALAALWKRDAEIMWALMGAVANTVLSSILKKLLNHERPAPALRSDPGMPSSHAQSIFYAATFLVLSVFSWLGTNYLAMILGATTVALASYLSWLRVSQRLHTLNQILVGAAVGSAFSALWFALWHLLVREAFASSLWVQIPVILGSVVFCVSFVVYIIQHWLKDE from the exons ATGCTCCTGTCGCCACCAGCCCCATGGCCGCGCGTCGAGCCCGTGCGCTTGAATCGCCCCCCGCAGCGCAAAGGCCGGCCGCTCTCGTTTCCCCGTAGCCCTCCGCGGCCGACGACGCCGCGGCGGCTCGGCGTGTGCATGGCTGAGATGACCATGGTCGGAAGCGGGTCATTCCGGGAGCCTGGGGTTTCTGCCGGGGAGGGAGACGCGATGCTGGGAGGCGGGAAGTTGCCCGGTCCGAGGGCGGAGGCGGCGGTGACCCGGTGGACGCCCGTCGAGGCGGCGCTGAATCGTATG AGTAAATGGCTGGTGGCTGTTTCTTTTGCTCTTGCAGCTCTTTGGAAGCGTGATGCTGAAATTATGTGGGCTTTGATGGGTGCGGTTGCGAACACTGTGCTTTCGTCCATTCTTAAAAAGCTTCTCAACCACGAAAGGCCGGCACCGGCTTTGCGGTCTGATCCTGGGATGCCATCATCCCATGCCCAATCCATTTTCTATGCTGCAACATTTCTAGTTCTTTCAG TGTTCTCCTGGCTTGGGACAAATTATCTGGCAATGATTCTTGGGGCTACAACTGTAGCATTGGCCTCCTATCTA TCATGGCTACGGGTGTCGCAGCGTCTCCACACACTGAACCAGATTCTCGTGGGCGCTGCTGTAGGATCAGCCTTCAGCGCTCTGTGGTTCGCGCTCTGGCATTTGCTCGTGCGGGAAGCTTTTGCTTCCTCGTTGTGGGTCCAAATTCCAGTCATCCTTGGTTCAGTAGTGTTCTGTGTTTCCTTCGTCGTCTACATCATTCAGCACTGGCTCAAGGATGAGTAA